The nucleotide sequence CCCTCACCTATTTACGACAAAAAATTTGCCGACAGAATCTCAACTGGAAACACAACAGACGATCTTCCGAAAATTAAGGATGTTGACTGGATTATTGAAGTGGTTGTGGAACGTTTGGATATTAAAAAAGCAGTTTACGAGCAAATTGAAAAATACCGCAAGCCTGGTACTTTAATCACATCAAACACTTCCGGAATTCCGATTCATTTTATGAGCGAAGGAAGAAGCGAAGATTTTCAAGAACATTTCTGTGGAACCCACTTTTTTAATCCGGTTCGATACTTAAAATTATTCGAAATTATTCCCGGACCTAAAACCAAACCCGAAATATTATCATTCTTAAATAATTACGGTGAAAAATTCTTAGGGAAGACATCGGTTGTAGCTAAGGATACACCTGCGTTTATTGGTAACCGAATTGGTATTTACGGCATTATGAGTCTTTTTCATTTGGTAAAAGAAATGGATCTAACCATTGAAGAAGTAGATAAATTAACCGGACCGGTAATCGGCAGACCAAAATCGGCAACATTCCGTACGGTTGATGTGGTTGGTTTGGATACTTTGGTGCATGTTGCCAACGGTTTGTATGAAAATTGTCCGAACGATGAAGCACACGAACTATTCAAACTGCCCGATTTCATCAATCACATGATGGAAAATAAATGGTTGGGAAGCAAAACCAAGCAAGGTTTCTATAAAAAAGTTGATAAAGATATTTTGTCACTCGATTTGAATACATTGGAATATCGCCCCAACAAAAAGGCATCTTTTCAAACATTAGAATTAACCAAAACTATTGACAATGTTATTGATCGTTTCAAAGTTTTAGTAAACGGAAAAGATAAAGCCGGTGCATTTTACCGAAAATCTTTTGCGGGCTTGTTTGCGTATGTTTCTAACCGAGTTCCCGAAATTACCGATGATTTATATAAGATAGACGATGCCATGAAAGCTGGTTTTGGTTGGGAACACGGACCTTTCCAAATTTGGGATGCTATTGGTGTGGAGAAAGGTATCGAATTGATCAAAGAAAGCGGTGAAAACGTTGCCAATTGGGTAAACGAAATGTTGGCATCGGGCAATACATCATTTTACACAGTTAAAGAAGGTGCTACTTATTATTATGATATCGATTCAAAATCGCAACAAAAAATTCCGGGGCAAGATGCGTTTATTATCTTAAACAACATTCGCGATACCAAGAAAGTTTGGGGTAATGCCGATACTACATTGTTTGATTTAGGCGATGGCATTTTAAATCTGGAATTTCACTCCAAAATGAACTCGATTGGTGGCGGTGTGATCAGCGGAATCAACAAAGCGATTGATGTAGCCGAAAAAGAATACAGCGGTTTGGTTATCGGAAATCAAGCAGCAAACTTCTCGGTCGGTGCCAATTTAGGCATGATTTTCATGATGGCGGTTGAGCAAGAATACGATGAATTGAATTTCGCCATAAAATCGTTCCAAGATACCATGATGCGCGTTCGTTATTCAGGCATTCCTGTAATTGCAGCTCCGCATGGAATGACATTGGGTGGCGGTTGCGAATTGGTGATGCATGCAGACAAAGCCGTTGCAGCAGCAGAAACCTATATTGGTTTGGTTGAATTTGGTGTAGGTGTAATTCCTGGCGGTGGCGGATCGAAAGAAATGACCTTACGTGCAGCAGATCAATTCAAAAAGAACGATGTGAAGCTGAATATTCTGCAAGAATATTTCCTAACAGTTGGTACGGCAAAAGTTGCTACATCGGCATACGAAGGGTTTGAGAACGGTGTTCTTTTACCAACAAAAGATGTGGTGGTGGTAAACAAAGACCGACAAATTGCCGAAGCGAAAAAACATGCGCTACTAATGGCTGAAGCTGGTTACACCCAACCTGTTCCTCGCAAAGATGTTTTGGTTTTGGGTAAACAAGCATTGGGTGCTTTTTTGGTAGGAACAGACGGCATGATGGCTGGTAAATACATTTCTGAACACGATAGAAAAATCGCCAACAAGTTAGCCTATGTAATGGCAGGTGGCGATTTATCAGAACCTACATTCGTATCCGAACAATATTTGTTAGATCTGGAACGCGAAGCATTCTTAAGTTTATGTACCGAACGAAAAACGTTAGAACGTATTCAGTTTATGTTAACTAAGGGAAAACCGTTGAGAAACTAGAGAGTTAACTGTATAGTGTAGTGTTGTATATTGTATAATAAAGTACTATGAGTATAACATTTTATAATATACATTATACAAGAATACAATTTACAACAAAAAACATGAATTATTTTAAAGAATTAAAAGTTTGGCAAAAGGCAATTGAATTAGTTACTGAAACTTATTTAGTAACTAAAGAATTTCCAAAAGATGAGCTTTTTGGTTTGGTTTCTCAAATCAGAAGATGTGTTATTTCTATTCCTTCAAATATTGCTGAAGGTTGTGGAAGAAAAACTAATAAAGATTTTAGTAACTTTTTAGGGGTTGCTCTTGGTTCTTCTTTTGAGTTTGAAACACAAATTATCATTTCTAAAAATATTGGCTATTTAACTAATGAACAATTCATATTATTAGAGTCTGAAATTCAACACATTCAAAACATGATTATTAAGCTCCAATCATCTCTAGAAAACAAGTAAATAGAAAATGTATATCGTATAGTTGTATAATGTAATTACGATATACAACATACAATAATACTTTATACAGCAAATAACAATATACATTATACAATAAAAATACAT is from Paenimyroides aestuarii and encodes:
- a CDS encoding 3-hydroxyacyl-CoA dehydrogenase/enoyl-CoA hydratase family protein, whose amino-acid sequence is MNRLIKKVAVIGSGIMGSGIACHFANIGAQVLLLDIVPNQLTEAEEKKGLTLNDKLVRNRIVNENLATALKSSPSPIYDKKFADRISTGNTTDDLPKIKDVDWIIEVVVERLDIKKAVYEQIEKYRKPGTLITSNTSGIPIHFMSEGRSEDFQEHFCGTHFFNPVRYLKLFEIIPGPKTKPEILSFLNNYGEKFLGKTSVVAKDTPAFIGNRIGIYGIMSLFHLVKEMDLTIEEVDKLTGPVIGRPKSATFRTVDVVGLDTLVHVANGLYENCPNDEAHELFKLPDFINHMMENKWLGSKTKQGFYKKVDKDILSLDLNTLEYRPNKKASFQTLELTKTIDNVIDRFKVLVNGKDKAGAFYRKSFAGLFAYVSNRVPEITDDLYKIDDAMKAGFGWEHGPFQIWDAIGVEKGIELIKESGENVANWVNEMLASGNTSFYTVKEGATYYYDIDSKSQQKIPGQDAFIILNNIRDTKKVWGNADTTLFDLGDGILNLEFHSKMNSIGGGVISGINKAIDVAEKEYSGLVIGNQAANFSVGANLGMIFMMAVEQEYDELNFAIKSFQDTMMRVRYSGIPVIAAPHGMTLGGGCELVMHADKAVAAAETYIGLVEFGVGVIPGGGGSKEMTLRAADQFKKNDVKLNILQEYFLTVGTAKVATSAYEGFENGVLLPTKDVVVVNKDRQIAEAKKHALLMAEAGYTQPVPRKDVLVLGKQALGAFLVGTDGMMAGKYISEHDRKIANKLAYVMAGGDLSEPTFVSEQYLLDLEREAFLSLCTERKTLERIQFMLTKGKPLRN
- a CDS encoding four helix bundle protein translates to MNYFKELKVWQKAIELVTETYLVTKEFPKDELFGLVSQIRRCVISIPSNIAEGCGRKTNKDFSNFLGVALGSSFEFETQIIISKNIGYLTNEQFILLESEIQHIQNMIIKLQSSLENK